The nucleotide window CGCGTGCTCGCCACGATCAATCAGTTCGCCGCGCGGCAAGCCGTATTCGGCCTCGACGTGGCGTTGAAGGCGGTCACTGAACAGAAGAAGCAGAGCGAGTTGTCGAGCGTGATCGAAACACCGCTGCAACTCGTCACGGCCGCGAATCACTGACCGCGCGCCTTTACACGGCTGCGCGGAAAGTGAGCCGTCTCGCTCTCGTTGTACGGCCTGCCGCCTCGGTTATTCCACTTTGACCTTGTGCGGCTTGGTTGCTTTTTCGAGTTTGTTGTACTCGAATTCAGGTACTGACTTCAGCGCATCCTTGGTCGCGCCGGCGAGGAACAGATTGCCGTCGCGGATCTCGAAGTGATCGACCGGGATCGCCACATAGTGCTTGCCCATGCCGAGGAAGCCGCCCACCGACACGACCGCATACGTCGCCTTACGGTCCGGTGAAATGATCACGTCATAGATGCTGCCGACCTTGTCGTTCAAGTCGTTGTAGACCGGTTGGTCGACAAGTGCGCGCCGCACGCTCCAGCCTTTCAGCAGCGCATTGGTTTGCTCGACGGTGCCGCCGAGCGGTTGCAGTCCGGCAACCTGCGCATAGGCGCCTTGCGATGCGCAGATCGCGGCGAGAGCGGTCGCGCAGATCAGTGTTTTTGCTTTCATTTTCGGCTCCAGGTTGTCTGTCGAACGGTCAGCTTCGTACCACGGTATGCGGAAGCACGTGACGTGCCCGGGGTCCGACGGGGTGCCGGCGGGGTCCTGGATTGGGGCCGTGCCGATCGCCGGCGCGGTGCTGGCCTGATGCCAGTGTTCACCGGACGCGCGAATCGTCTGGCAGTCGAGACTTGCAGATAGCGATGCTTCGATCACCTGCACCGGTCGCCTTTCATGTCGCGAGCATCGACCGGCCAGGACGGATGAAGCGTAGCGACGCCACGGCTTCGCTCAACGGAAACTGAAGTTGTCCACCTTGCGGCCTTCCATGTTCACCTGCACGGCCTGCTGGCAGCTCGATCCGCACGGCGTGCCGTCGATCGGCTTCGTGGAAGAAGGTACGGTCTCCGTAGCAATCAGCGCTTTGACGACCCTGCCGTCGTCGGTGATGATCATCTCAAGGGCGAGGATGACGCCGCTGTCGTACGTGATGGTCATGGTGCCGGTGCAATTGCTGTTGACCGTGTAGGTGCCGTGCTGGTTCGAATTGAAGTCGCTCGTCTTCGGCACGCCGTTAATGTTGCCGAAGTCGGTCCGTGAAAATTGGCCGGAGCCGTCGAACGACAGGATCGCGACGTCGTTGAGAATCGATGGCGTCTTGAACGGATGGAAGCCGTCCTGATCCAGCAATCCGAGAATCCGCCCCTCGGCGCTGAAACCGTACGCGCCTTTCAGGGTGGCCGCCGAGCATCGGCCGTCGGCGAGTGCTGCGTCGCTGAGCGAGAGAAGTGCCACAGCCGCTAACGAAATCAGCCGCAAACGCTTGCAGTTCATGTTCATCTCCTTGTCATCGATCGGACTCTCGATCTGAATGAACAGACGCAGGGTCCGCGTTATCAATCTGAATTGAGAACACCGTTCGGACAAAACGTCAGACGCAGTGATACGCCGCTGCCGCCTCGTGGGCGCGCAGCGCTGCGTAAGCGGAACCTGTCGAGAGGGCCGTCTGTTTTCGGACAAAAAGGTGGCATGCCCGGTTGTCCTCTTGCGACAACAGGCACGGCAGAGGCCGCACGTTTTAGATCGGGAACGACTTCACCGGGGGGATGATTGATTGCCGGTGTCGGCAGGCGCGTGCTGAGCAACCGCACGGCAATCCGCGCTTGGATGACTTTGTGAGTCGATCGCGAACGCATGAAGGGCACGTCGCTCATCCCATTGTAGGCCGGGCTTGCGCAAATATCGGACAAGAAGTAGGCGGGTTCCCTTTCATGTTTCTGACTGCGGACAAAGGCGGCAGGATCCTTGCGCGGCTCGAATCCGGTTCACGTCCCGCGTGATATCCCTTAGCAATACGACAAGATCGAGCGGTCGCTTTTCGATTCAACGGACGGACACGCAGTCAGCGGCTCTGTACGCCTGGCCACAGAATGCGATCTGGCAACCATGCACAATCGGAACGATATCCGGGCGGCGCCCGCGGCGCACCGACGCCCTGCGCGCCGGGCCGCCTGCCGGGGGCGAGGGCACCGCCATCTGCCGCATTGGAGAAGCAATGGGTTGGAAAAGTCTGCTGATCGAAACGCCGGTCTGGTTGATGGGCCGCTTCTATCCGCCACGGTTCGATCCGAATCGAGACACGCCGCGCGAGATTCTCGTGCTGCGTCCGAACGATTTCGGCGAACTGCTCACCACCACGCCGCTCTTCGAGGCGCTGCGCAAGCGCTTTCCGACGACGCGCCTGATCGCCGGCGTGGGCAGTTGGGGGCGTCCGATACTCGAGAACAACCCCTTCGTCGACGAGATCGTGGAGATCGACGCGCCCTGGAACAACAAGCTGGTCGAGGATCGCTCGCACGGCAACGTATTGCGTTTTTTGTGGAAGTCCCCACAGGTCGCCGCATTGCGCGCGCGCGGCGGCTTTGATGTGGGTATCGATGTGCTCGGCAGCTACATGGGCGCGCTGCTGATGATGCGCACGGGCGTGCGGTATCGCATCGGCGTGCGCGGCTATCGCGGCGGCTGGAGCGGGTGTCAGGCGTTTATCGAATTCGCCGCCCGGCCATGTGGACGTGCCGCGCTCGCGCAGGGCGAACTGCTCGGCGCAACGGCGCTGCCGCATGCGCGCCCCCAGCTGTTCCTGACCGACGACGAGCGTGCAACCGCCGCGCGGATCTGGCATGCGGGTAACGTGCCGGGCCGCCGCACCGTGCGGCTGATCGTCGGCGTCGGCGCCGGCGTTGCGACCAAGGCATGGGACGCACGCCAGGTCGGCGCTGCGCTCGCGCAGATCGCGCACACACTGGAAAAAGCCGGCGCCGCGTGCGATATCGTGATTGTCGGCAGCACTGCGGATCAGGCGCGCGCAGCCGAAGCGATCGCCGCAGCGGGCCCGGGAGTGCCCGTCCGCTCGCTGGCGGGCGAGGTGCCGATGCGCGTCATGTTCGCTCTCACCGAAGCGGCCGGCTTCGTGCTGACCAATTCGTCGATGTTGATGCACGTTGCGGCCGCGTTTTGCCGCCCGACTGTCGCCGTGATCGGCGGAAGTGTGACCAAACCCGCCAGGCACGACGCCATCTGGGGCTATCCGCCGCCGTACCGCAGCGTGTCTCCCGAGCAGTATGTCGCGGGCGAGCACGCGCGGAACTGGCCGAGCGTCGAGCGGGTCGTGCAAGCGGTTCTGGAGGCGGCCGACATACAGCGGGCGCAGGTCGACGCGGCAGCCTGACGTCGTTGCCCGAATGCGCAAGGCGTTGCTACCAGGGAAGGCGCCGCATGGCGGGGGCCGCCGCTGCGATTTCCGCCCGGCTATTCCCGGCGGTAGAATTTCAATTCTTCCTGCCTTGCAGCACGGACCTTGTACAAGGACGGGGCAATTGCCATGGACACGCCTGACCTCTACAACCTCTACCGAGATTACATTGCCTGCCTGAATAAACAGGACTGGCCGAATCTCGGGCTTTACGTCGACGACGACGTGCACTACAACGGTCAGCGCATCGGCTTATCCGGTTATCGTGAGATGCTGGAGAGAGACTTCCGTGAAATTCCCGACCTTTATTTCAACATTCAGTTGTTGATTTCAGATCCGCCTTTTATAGGCAGCCGGCTCGGCTTCGCCTGTACGCCAACGGCAACGTTCCTTGGCCTCGCCGTCAACGGGAAGCGTGTTTCCTTCTCGGAGAATGTGTTCTATCAATTCCGGGGTGCAAAGATCGAGCAGGTATGGTCAGTGATAGATAAGGCGGCCATTGAAGCGCAGCTCGAATCCGATGGCGACGCTTGAGCCGTAGATCGCTGGTTTTGCGGACTTCGCGTCACATTCAGATTCGTGTCGAAGAACTTCAGCGCCGCATTTCCCGTGTACTTGTGCAGTTTGATGCGATCCACGCCGGGCGCATCGGTACACACTTCCAGCCATGTCTTCAGCGGGCGGCGGCAGTCGGCGGCGGTGTCTGCACGACGGGCGCGGCAGCTTGCAGGATGTCCTCTCGAAGGCCAGTGCGCGGCGGGTAGATGCGCATGCAGTTGATGGTTTGCTTGGTCGCTTTGGCCGCTTCGCCTTCGGACACCAGATGCCGGTCCCAGCCCTCCGTGTACACGGCACCCCAAGGACCGAGATCGAGAATGGTCGTGTACCAGTCGATATGGAGCGGCAGCATCTCACCGCCGAGCAGGTCGCAGACGACGTTGTGACCGGCATAGCGTCCCATCGGCCGGCTGTGCTGGCATGACATGACGGACGGCCGCGCACCGTCGATCAACACGCGCGCGCAATCGCCGGCAGCGAATACCTTGGGTACGTTTTCCACGCGCATGAACGCATCCACCGGGAGGCGTCCGAGAGGATCGAGTGTCGCGGGGATTTGCGCGGTCAACGCGTTCGCGCGCATGCCGCCGCACCAGATCACCGTGGCCGCTTCAATGCGTTCGCCATTCGTGAGTTCGACGCCGTTGGCGTCCACCGACTGCAAGGACACGCCGGGGAGCAGCTCGACGCCGAGGGTGTGCATGGCGCGCTCGATGACAGGCTGCGCACCGCCCATGGCCTGGCCGATCTTCGCCGAGCGATCTGCCAGTACGACGCGCACGGCGTCGCCATGCGACTCGCCCGCGATGCCGCGCAAGCGTGCCGGCAATTCGGCCGCCAGCTCGATGCCCGTCAAGCCTGCCCCGACCACCACCGCCATAAACGGACTCGCCGCGCTCGCGAGCGAAGGCAAGCCGCGCAGATGCGCAGCGAGTTTCGTTGCGCCGGAGAACGTATCGACGTCGAACGCATGCTCGGTTAAACCGGGAATATCAGGGTGGACAAGCTGGCTGCCCGCTGCAATCACGAGCCGGTCATAGGCCAGCGTCTGCGTTTGCTCTTGGGTCTGAAGCGTGATGCCGCCGTTCGCCGCATCGATGCCGGATACCGTGCCTTCGACGAGCCGCACGCCGATCGGGCCCAGAACATCGGCTAGCGGCACGCGCGTCTCGTCCAGATTCTGTTCGTAATTCCGCACGCGAATGCTGTGATACGGCGTGCCGTTGATGACGACGACTTCCACCTGCTCAGCGGGAACGCGCAATTCGTCGAGTTTGCGCGCCGCGCCCACCGCGCTCCACAGTCCGGCGAAGCCTGCGCCGATCACCACGATCCGCTTCAAGACGTTCTCCCATGGAAAATCCGTGCGAACCTTCAAGGCCATGGCGCGGCGGTCGAATTCAAGGTCATGATTGTCTGCGCAGCTAGGTTACTCGTGCCGAAGAGGACGGTGAAGCCGATCGTCAGTGCTCCTCCGCCAAATAGGCATCGCGTCGATCCGCATGCGTTCGACGCGGGACGGGTGTTCGAGTTGCGAGGCCTTGATTGCCGCGCAGTGTCACGCCAAATTTGAGCGATTACGATATAATCGCATGCGATGTATAATGTGGTAAGCGAGGCGCGAGCCTCTACCCAACGAGGATGCAGATGAAATCGACCGACCAACCCGCTTCCGCGAATGTGAAGCTCTCCGACTTCCTGTGCTTCGCGGTCTATTCCGCGAACCTGGCGTTCGGCAAGGCATACAAGCCGATTCTCGAAGAGCTTGGGCTGACCTATACGCAATACATCACGATCATCGCGTTGTGGGAGGAAGACAATCAGACCGTCAGCAGTCTGGGCGAGAAGTTGTTCCTCGAGTCCAACACGCTCACGCCGATCCTGAAGAAGCTGGAGGCGGCGGGTTACGTGCAAAGGCAGCGCGACCCCGAGGACGAGCGTCAGGTGCTGGTGGGTCTGACGAAAAGCGGTCGGCGGTTGCGCGAAAAAGGCCTGAACATGGACCTCGTCGAAGCGACCGGCCTCGCGCCGGACGACTTCGCGAAGGTGCAGAAGGCAATCGTGACGCTACGCAACAATCTCGTCAAAGCGGTTCAGAACGGGCAATGAGCGGCGCGGCCGCGCAGACCGATGCGATCACGCGGCCCATGCTTCAAAAATCGCTTTTCCAAAAAAACGGCCGGCGGACGATGTACGCGGGCTTTTCTTTTGCGCCACCGTGTTGCAGGACCGTTGGCGCTCGACTTCACCTTCAGCCGCGCTCGGGCAGCTTCCAGTTCGGCCGGACGAAATGGCATGTGTATCCGTCGGGAATGCGCTCCAGATAGTCCTGATGTTCCGGCTCGGCCTCCCAGAACGGACCGGCGGGAGCAAGCTCGGTGACGACCTTGCCAGGCCAGAGATCGGATGCGTCGACGTCGGCGATGGTGTTCTCGGCGACTCGCTTCTGCTGATCGTCGAGATAGAAGATGGCCGAGCGGTAGCTCATCCCGATGTCGTTGCCCTGGCGGTTCTTCGTCGTCGGGTCATGGATCTGGAAGAAAAATTCCAGGATCTTGCGATAGCTGATCTGGCTCGGGTCGAACACGATCTCGAGCGCCTCTGCGTGCGTGCCGTGGTTGCGGTAGGTGGCGTTGGGCACGTCGCCGCCCGTGTAGCCCACGCGCGTGGACAGCACGCCGGGGTAGCGCCGCAGCAGGTCTTGCATGCCCCAGAAGCAGCCGCCGGCCAGGATGGCAGTTTCGGTTTGTGTCGTCATTTCAATCCTTTTCGTCAGTGGCGCTGCGTCACTCGTTGGTGGTTAGCTCGCGGTTATCGAATGCGATCGCGTAAGCATGCCAGAGATTGGCCTGGGTGGCCGACCGGCACCCAAATCCCATCTTGCCGCCATTGCCATGCGTGTAGCCGGCCGAGCCTTTGCTGCGGCCGGCTGTGCGCTCTAATGACGTGCATAAAGATTGTCGTGGGGCGCGACGGCCGCACGGCTCGCGGATTCTGCGTGACCGGAGACGACACCGCCGTACGCCGCTTGCGAGCCGGCTGCGTCGTCGGCGCTCGCCGCGACGGTTTGCGCGCTCTGGCCGCGTTGCGACGCCGGGGCGCCGACCGAGGGCCGATAGAAGGGGGCCGGGCCATAGCCGCTGGCGAACGCGGGCGCGGCGGCGGAAGCGGAAAGTGCGACGAGCAATGCAGCAACGAGTTTGGTTTTCATGATGGTATGCCGATAAAAGATGTTCGATGAGCGGCGCGAGCCTTGCCGGAGCGCGCCCTGAAATGCCGGTTCAGTGACCAATACGGATCAAACGAGGTTGACGACGACGTCGATGTTTCCCCGTGTCGCTTTCGAGTACGGGCAGATTTCGTGCGCTTCATGCGCGATGGCCTCGGCGACTTCGCGC belongs to Paraburkholderia sp. FT54 and includes:
- the msrA gene encoding peptide-methionine (S)-S-oxide reductase MsrA, whose product is MTTQTETAILAGGCFWGMQDLLRRYPGVLSTRVGYTGGDVPNATYRNHGTHAEALEIVFDPSQISYRKILEFFFQIHDPTTKNRQGNDIGMSYRSAIFYLDDQQKRVAENTIADVDASDLWPGKVVTELAPAGPFWEAEPEHQDYLERIPDGYTCHFVRPNWKLPERG
- a CDS encoding ester cyclase; the encoded protein is MDTPDLYNLYRDYIACLNKQDWPNLGLYVDDDVHYNGQRIGLSGYREMLERDFREIPDLYFNIQLLISDPPFIGSRLGFACTPTATFLGLAVNGKRVSFSENVFYQFRGAKIEQVWSVIDKAAIEAQLESDGDA
- a CDS encoding glycosyltransferase family 9 protein: MGWKSLLIETPVWLMGRFYPPRFDPNRDTPREILVLRPNDFGELLTTTPLFEALRKRFPTTRLIAGVGSWGRPILENNPFVDEIVEIDAPWNNKLVEDRSHGNVLRFLWKSPQVAALRARGGFDVGIDVLGSYMGALLMMRTGVRYRIGVRGYRGGWSGCQAFIEFAARPCGRAALAQGELLGATALPHARPQLFLTDDERATAARIWHAGNVPGRRTVRLIVGVGAGVATKAWDARQVGAALAQIAHTLEKAGAACDIVIVGSTADQARAAEAIAAAGPGVPVRSLAGEVPMRVMFALTEAAGFVLTNSSMLMHVAAAFCRPTVAVIGGSVTKPARHDAIWGYPPPYRSVSPEQYVAGEHARNWPSVERVVQAVLEAADIQRAQVDAAA
- a CDS encoding PRC-barrel domain-containing protein; this translates as MKAKTLICATALAAICASQGAYAQVAGLQPLGGTVEQTNALLKGWSVRRALVDQPVYNDLNDKVGSIYDVIISPDRKATYAVVSVGGFLGMGKHYVAIPVDHFEIRDGNLFLAGATKDALKSVPEFEYNKLEKATKPHKVKVE
- a CDS encoding FAD-dependent oxidoreductase, giving the protein MKRIVVIGAGFAGLWSAVGAARKLDELRVPAEQVEVVVINGTPYHSIRVRNYEQNLDETRVPLADVLGPIGVRLVEGTVSGIDAANGGITLQTQEQTQTLAYDRLVIAAGSQLVHPDIPGLTEHAFDVDTFSGATKLAAHLRGLPSLASAASPFMAVVVGAGLTGIELAAELPARLRGIAGESHGDAVRVVLADRSAKIGQAMGGAQPVIERAMHTLGVELLPGVSLQSVDANGVELTNGERIEAATVIWCGGMRANALTAQIPATLDPLGRLPVDAFMRVENVPKVFAAGDCARVLIDGARPSVMSCQHSRPMGRYAGHNVVCDLLGGEMLPLHIDWYTTILDLGPWGAVYTEGWDRHLVSEGEAAKATKQTINCMRIYPPRTGLREDILQAAAPVVQTPPPTAAAR
- a CDS encoding MarR family transcriptional regulator — its product is MKSTDQPASANVKLSDFLCFAVYSANLAFGKAYKPILEELGLTYTQYITIIALWEEDNQTVSSLGEKLFLESNTLTPILKKLEAAGYVQRQRDPEDERQVLVGLTKSGRRLREKGLNMDLVEATGLAPDDFAKVQKAIVTLRNNLVKAVQNGQ